The genomic stretch GTGGTGACTGAGGCAGAGGGCGTGTTGATAGCGTTGGTGGGTTCGCTGAGGACGACAGTGAGGGTCCACGCAACCATGTCATGCACCCAAGCTCTTTCCCCATAAAGCGGGAGCTAGCCGGTTGCGGTAAGCGCAACCTCAACTGGTGCCCATCCCGGCCTGATAGCTGGATGCATTTGCGGCTCTTGAGCGGCTCAACAGATGGGCGAAAGCCGAGAGTATATATCCATGTCTGGACAAAGACATGTCTCGCGTGGAATTGCGAGATGAAATGGATGGGTTACAAATAATGTGTAACGCACCGACGCGGAGACTTGGGCCGTTAGCAGTTAGTGACAAGCAGGACAGTGTTTGAGCTTGCGAGAAAGGTAAACTACAACTATCCACAAGCAAGGATACAGAAAAGTGAATTGTCCGCCCACTCTCTCGCGCACACAATGAAGTTGCAATCACTTTACGCTGTACATCCTTCCCAAAGCAGTCGCGCCAGGTGGTCGCGCCAAGAAGGCAACTACGACCAGGGTGGTGGGCGCTAGCGAGCCCCTTTGCATCGCGCAGGGAGCAGTCGCCAACGTCCCCAAATTTCCACGACGACACCGCTTCAACCCCATTGACAGTCCTCGTCTCCTCTCGCCCCCCTCACAGTCTTGCCTTTACGCCCGACTGCCTCAATTGACGTGCCCCCCGCCGCCTCCAAAACGTTTCACATTCAACGCTCCGAGTCCATCATGTCTTCGGTACGCCGCTCCCCCGACACCACGTCTCCTTCGTGCACATGATGCAGCCCTACCTACCCACCACGGCCATCTCGTCCATTGACCACGTCCGCTAACCATATAATAGGCGCTTAGCAAGACGCGTAGAAAGAAGAATGTGAAGAAAGGAATCCAGTTCTGCCTGATGGTCTGCGGTGCCTCGGGTACAGGCCGGACAACCTTTGTCAACACGCTCTGCGGCAAACAGGTGCTCGGGCATAAGGAGGTCGACGACCCAACAACCGCGCACGTTGAGGAGGGCGTCAAGATTAAGCCCATCACCGTTGGTATGTGACCATTGATGGCAGCGCCTGCTACCCCCCTGTCCAGCGCGTGTGCTAACAATCATGTAGAGCTTGACGAAGAGGGCACCCGCATCTCGCTCACCATCGTCGACACACCCGGTTTTGGAGACCAGATTGACAACGAGGCCAGGTAGGCAACGTGCCAGCTCCGACCATGACGTCCGCTTACCGTGATGCAGTTTCTCAGAGATCGTTGGATACCTCGAGCGACAGTATGATGGCATTCTCGCTGAGGAGTCGCGTATCAAGCGTAATCCCCGATTCCGCGACGACCGCGTACATGTATTGCTGTACTTTATCACACCCACCGGCCATGGGTATGTAGCCCCTTACTCTCTGTGTGACATTGCTAACAGGCCATAGTCTCCGCGAACTCGACATTGAGCTCATGAAGCGTCTATCTCCACGTTGCAACGTCATCCCTGTTATTGGCAAGGCCGACTCGCTTACACCCGCCGAGCTCGCCGAGTCGAAGAAGCTCGTCATGGAGGACATTGAGCACTACCGCATCCCCGTGTACAACTTTCCGTACGACATCGAGGAGGACGACGAGGACACGGTAGAGGAGAACGCCGAGCTCCGTGGCCTGATGCCTTTTGCTATCGTTGGTTCCGAAGACATTGTCGAGATCAACGGCCGAAGGGTACGGGCGCGACAGTACCCCTGGGGTATTGTTGAGGTGGACAACCCACGCCACTCCGACTTCCTTGCCGTACGAAGTGCGCTGCTCCACAGCCATCTTGCTGATCTCAAGGAAATCACGCACGACTTCCTATACGAAAACTACCGTACCGAGAAGCTTAGTAAGAGTGTCGAAGGTGGTGCTGCTGCGTAAGTCATGACTCACGATGAAATTCCACACCAATCTAACCAATTACTAGTGATTCGTCAATGAACCCCGAGGATCTTGCCAGCCAGTCGGTGCGTTTGAAGGAAGAGCAACTGCGACGCGAGGAGGAGAAGCTACGCGAGATTGAAGTCAAGGTGC from Pyrenophora tritici-repentis strain M4 chromosome 1, whole genome shotgun sequence encodes the following:
- a CDS encoding CDC3, Septin family protein, which codes for MSSALSKTRRKKNVKKGIQFCLMVCGASGTGRTTFVNTLCGKQVLGHKEVDDPTTAHVEEGVKIKPITVELDEEGTRISLTIVDTPGFGDQIDNEASFSEIVGYLERQYDGILAEESRIKRNPRFRDDRVHVLLYFITPTGHGLRELDIELMKRLSPRCNVIPVIGKADSLTPAELAESKKLVMEDIEHYRIPVYNFPYDIEEDDEDTVEENAELRGLMPFAIVGSEDIVEINGRRVRARQYPWGIVEVDNPRHSDFLAVRSALLHSHLADLKEITHDFLYENYRTEKLSKSVEGGAAADSSMNPEDLASQSVRLKEEQLRREEEKLREIEVKVQREINEKRQELLARESQLKEIEARMNREQSGQLQDHDADEA